A genome region from Paenibacillus pabuli includes the following:
- a CDS encoding amidohydrolase — MIDIIALRRELHQYPELGFTEFRTATKVVQMLTTLGYRVTYGKDAIDDASRRGLPKPEVLEDAYQRALQEGAEPAIVEQMRGGFTAVVAELDGIQEGPTTAFRFDMDALPIRESMQNKHVPQSGQFRSTHEGIMHACAHDGHTSIGLALAERLSDRQFPGKVRLLFQPAEEGVRGAYAMVEKGMLDQVDRLFCMHLGTDVPSGHVKGASAGFLATTKLEAHFTGVSSHAGASPEEGRNALLGAATAMLNIHALPRFSTADTRINVGILEGGTGANIIAEHARMVIETRSTKEETNHELERRVRQILEHSAAMHELRVTVEIVGGAIPIRCDMELAELAVKKAEGISGIRHAEAISDGAALGSEDASYMIKRVQEQGGLATYMIVGSDLPAPHHHPEFDIDEAVLAPAVEWLERLARNV; from the coding sequence ATGATCGACATTATCGCGCTTCGCAGAGAGCTGCATCAATATCCCGAATTGGGATTCACTGAATTTCGAACCGCGACCAAAGTTGTACAGATGTTAACAACGTTAGGTTATCGTGTTACCTATGGAAAAGATGCCATTGATGATGCATCCCGGCGGGGGCTGCCCAAACCGGAAGTACTGGAAGATGCCTATCAGCGTGCTCTTCAGGAAGGAGCAGAGCCCGCTATCGTGGAACAGATGCGCGGCGGATTTACGGCTGTTGTAGCCGAGCTGGATGGAATTCAGGAAGGGCCGACAACTGCCTTTCGCTTTGACATGGATGCACTGCCGATTCGTGAAAGCATGCAGAACAAGCATGTGCCACAGTCGGGGCAGTTCCGCTCAACTCATGAAGGCATCATGCATGCATGTGCACACGATGGTCATACCAGCATTGGTCTCGCACTGGCAGAACGGTTAAGTGACCGGCAGTTTCCGGGGAAAGTCCGGCTGCTGTTCCAGCCTGCCGAGGAGGGGGTGCGCGGTGCGTACGCCATGGTAGAAAAAGGCATGCTGGATCAGGTCGACCGCCTCTTCTGCATGCATCTGGGCACCGATGTACCGTCCGGTCATGTCAAAGGGGCCTCCGCTGGTTTCCTGGCAACGACGAAGCTGGAAGCGCACTTTACCGGGGTATCCTCTCATGCGGGAGCTTCACCTGAAGAAGGACGGAATGCGCTGCTTGGTGCAGCGACAGCCATGCTTAACATTCATGCCCTGCCAAGATTCAGTACAGCCGATACACGGATCAATGTGGGCATTTTGGAAGGGGGAACTGGCGCGAACATCATCGCCGAGCACGCTCGTATGGTGATTGAGACGCGTTCTACGAAGGAGGAAACGAATCATGAACTGGAGCGGCGTGTTCGTCAGATTCTGGAGCATAGCGCAGCCATGCATGAGTTACGTGTTACGGTTGAAATTGTAGGCGGAGCGATTCCGATAAGGTGTGATATGGAACTTGCGGAACTTGCCGTGAAGAAGGCAGAAGGAATCTCCGGAATAAGGCATGCCGAAGCAATCTCGGATGGCGCTGCCTTGGGAAGCGAGGATGCAAGTTATATGATAAAACGCGTGCAGGAGCAGGGTGGACTTGCCACGTATATGATTGTAGGCAGCGATCTGCCTGCACCCCATCACCATCCAGAATTTGATATCGATGAAGCTGTCCTCGCTCCGGCAGTGGAATGGTTGGAGAGATTGGCTCGGAACGTTTAA
- a CDS encoding DUF1697 domain-containing protein, translating to MIYVALLRGINVGGNNKINMKQLKETFEQAGMLDVVTYINTGNIIFADQQERIQANVEISKILEQAIAAEFGLEIRVVVRNMDEMQTVLQALPEEWTNDDQAKSDVMFLWDEVNDVSVLDKLPLKPEVGTLIYVTGAILYSVSREDAPRSGMNKLVGSSVYKYMTVRNINTTRQIYKLMLAAAEKS from the coding sequence ATGATTTATGTTGCTTTGCTTCGGGGGATTAATGTAGGCGGGAACAATAAGATCAATATGAAGCAGCTGAAAGAAACATTTGAGCAGGCAGGTATGCTGGATGTCGTGACGTACATTAATACGGGCAACATTATCTTTGCCGATCAGCAGGAACGCATTCAGGCTAACGTCGAGATATCCAAGATACTGGAGCAGGCCATTGCTGCTGAGTTCGGCTTAGAAATTCGGGTTGTAGTGCGCAATATGGATGAAATGCAGACCGTGCTTCAGGCTCTGCCCGAGGAATGGACCAATGATGATCAGGCAAAGAGTGACGTGATGTTTCTCTGGGATGAGGTCAATGACGTCTCGGTTTTGGACAAGCTGCCCCTTAAACCGGAAGTCGGTACATTGATATACGTTACCGGAGCCATCTTGTATTCGGTAAGCAGGGAAGATGCCCCGCGCAGCGGGATGAACAAGCTTGTCGGTTCCTCCGTCTACAAATATATGACGGTCAGGAATATCAACACGACCCGCCAAATTTACAAGCTCATGCTGGCCGCGGCAGAGAAATCATAG
- a CDS encoding MFS transporter produces MTTLGNGTTPLKLWGRSFIFIMLANALLFMAFEMLLPTLPLFVSTLGGDASQIGLVTGIFMFSAILVRPFTSVLATRMDKKFLLLIGIIICALTTGSYYLSSGIWMILILRVIHGFGFGLATTYFATIATENIPRDRRGEGMGYFGVGETVAISIGPLIGTSLLYKYNYQSLFMGGMCILLLALIMAIFVSRKPQTESGADLSGSHTPKIKLIEKKVLFPSLLIMLVGVAAGSIMSFVALFAAERGFDNVAWFFFIVAIASFVVRLFSGKMFDRLGPGSVLLPSAVFAIVGLFVLTIAQTNIHFLIAGALYGFGFGAIFPAIQTWCVNLVDEHEHENAMASFFNFFDLGIGGGSLLLGMIASAFSYTVVYDIAIGIFVVYILLYLVYSRKQRRAEDYSLEVDIE; encoded by the coding sequence ATGACTACCCTTGGAAATGGAACTACACCTCTGAAATTGTGGGGAAGATCTTTTATTTTTATCATGCTGGCTAACGCTTTATTGTTCATGGCCTTTGAAATGCTGTTACCAACCTTGCCGCTATTCGTTTCAACGCTTGGCGGCGATGCTTCACAGATTGGCCTGGTGACAGGTATCTTCATGTTTTCAGCCATCCTGGTTCGCCCTTTCACTTCGGTGCTTGCAACGCGGATGGACAAAAAGTTCCTCTTGCTCATCGGCATAATCATATGTGCATTAACCACAGGTTCATACTACCTATCGTCAGGTATTTGGATGATTTTGATATTACGGGTAATCCACGGATTCGGATTTGGTTTGGCTACGACATATTTTGCAACGATTGCTACAGAAAACATACCCCGGGATCGCAGGGGTGAAGGCATGGGGTATTTCGGTGTAGGAGAGACCGTAGCCATATCCATTGGTCCATTGATCGGAACCAGTCTGTTGTATAAGTACAATTATCAAAGTCTGTTCATGGGTGGCATGTGCATCCTGCTTCTCGCTCTGATCATGGCGATATTTGTATCAAGAAAACCACAAACGGAATCAGGTGCGGACCTATCGGGTTCCCATACACCTAAGATCAAGCTAATCGAAAAAAAGGTGCTCTTTCCTTCTCTGCTGATTATGCTAGTCGGCGTGGCTGCCGGTTCGATCATGTCGTTTGTGGCTTTGTTTGCGGCAGAGAGAGGTTTCGATAATGTAGCCTGGTTTTTCTTCATTGTGGCTATTGCGAGTTTCGTGGTCCGATTGTTCTCCGGGAAAATGTTCGATCGATTGGGCCCGGGTTCCGTACTGCTGCCATCTGCCGTATTCGCAATCGTTGGACTTTTCGTTCTGACAATCGCCCAAACTAACATCCATTTCCTCATTGCCGGTGCCTTGTACGGATTCGGATTCGGAGCGATCTTCCCGGCAATTCAGACCTGGTGTGTCAACTTGGTGGACGAGCATGAACATGAGAATGCCATGGCTTCTTTCTTCAATTTCTTCGATCTGGGCATTGGCGGCGGTTCACTGCTTCTTGGTATGATTGCTTCAGCATTTTCCTATACAGTGGTGTATGATATTGCCATAGGCATTTTTGTGGTATATATCCTGTTATATCTGGTATACTCCCGGAAACAACGGAGAGCTGAAGATTATTCATTGGAGGTAGACATTGAGTAA
- a CDS encoding AbgT family transporter yields MVKAERQESTGLFGWVEKVGNKLPNPFLLFIYLIVALMIATLVLSFFNATAHNPIDGEKVQVKNLLSREGIQWLLPNVVKNFADFKPLASILALVLGIGLAEKVGLLEAVMRKMAVRVPARYASYLVIFIAFFSHVSSDAALVIMPPLGALIFLAVGRHPIAGLIAAIAGVGAGFTANMLIVTTDVLLSGISTEIAASVDPSVGVTVLDNWYFMSASVIVLTLVAGFMTDKFLEPRLGTYEGERVYKLEAPTPEENRALRAAGIAALLFIAVIAFMVVPSNGILRNPETGSVMGSPFLAGIVPVILLFFFTVALTYGIKLKVIRNQNDLPKLLIEPIKTMAGFIVMVFPLSQFVAMFNWSNMGKFLALTITDLLEKTGINGIPVVIGLIFLSALLTMFIASGSAIWSILAPVFIPMMMLLGFHPAFTQVIFRVSDSVIIPLAPVSPFVPLFVGFLQEYRKDAKLGTYYSLILPYSIAFFSVWVVMVILWYVFNLPLGPGVHARL; encoded by the coding sequence ATGGTGAAAGCGGAAAGGCAGGAGAGTACAGGACTTTTTGGTTGGGTAGAGAAAGTGGGGAACAAGCTCCCCAATCCGTTTTTATTGTTTATCTATCTCATTGTCGCCCTGATGATTGCTACACTTGTACTGTCATTCTTTAACGCGACAGCACATAACCCGATTGATGGGGAAAAGGTACAGGTCAAAAACCTGCTGAGCCGAGAGGGGATTCAGTGGCTGCTGCCGAATGTGGTAAAGAACTTTGCAGATTTTAAACCGCTTGCTTCGATTTTGGCATTGGTACTCGGAATTGGTTTGGCTGAGAAAGTAGGTCTCCTGGAAGCGGTTATGCGCAAAATGGCTGTTCGGGTACCCGCCCGCTATGCCAGCTATCTTGTCATTTTCATTGCATTCTTCAGTCATGTGTCCTCGGATGCAGCGCTTGTGATCATGCCTCCGCTCGGAGCATTGATTTTTCTCGCTGTAGGCAGACATCCGATTGCCGGATTGATCGCAGCCATTGCCGGAGTTGGCGCTGGTTTCACCGCAAATATGCTGATTGTGACTACGGACGTACTGTTGTCAGGCATTAGTACCGAAATTGCCGCCTCGGTAGATCCGAGTGTGGGTGTTACGGTCTTGGATAACTGGTACTTCATGTCTGCCTCTGTCATTGTGTTGACGTTGGTCGCAGGGTTTATGACAGACAAATTCCTGGAACCGCGCCTTGGCACATATGAAGGAGAACGTGTATACAAGCTGGAAGCCCCAACACCTGAAGAAAACCGGGCACTGCGCGCAGCCGGTATTGCCGCCCTTCTTTTTATCGCTGTCATCGCGTTTATGGTGGTGCCTTCAAATGGCATTCTTCGCAACCCGGAAACAGGCAGTGTAATGGGTTCGCCTTTCCTTGCAGGGATTGTGCCTGTCATTTTGCTGTTCTTCTTCACCGTGGCACTGACTTATGGCATTAAACTGAAAGTGATTCGGAATCAGAATGATTTGCCGAAATTGCTCATTGAACCGATCAAAACGATGGCAGGATTTATCGTGATGGTCTTCCCGCTATCCCAATTCGTGGCCATGTTCAACTGGAGCAATATGGGTAAATTTCTGGCACTCACCATTACGGATTTGCTTGAAAAAACAGGGATTAACGGTATTCCGGTTGTGATTGGACTGATCTTCCTGTCTGCACTGCTGACGATGTTTATTGCAAGCGGATCTGCGATCTGGTCCATACTGGCTCCTGTGTTTATCCCGATGATGATGCTGCTTGGGTTCCATCCAGCGTTTACTCAAGTCATTTTCCGGGTATCCGATTCGGTTATTATTCCACTCGCTCCGGTATCGCCTTTTGTACCATTGTTCGTCGGATTTTTGCAGGAATACCGCAAGGATGCCAAGCTCGGAACGTATTATTCCTTGATATTGCCATATTCCATTGCCTTCTTCTCCGTCTGGGTTGTTATGGTTATTCTCTGGTACGTCTTCAACCTTCCACTTGGGCCGGGAGTTCATGCAAGATTGTAG
- a CDS encoding choice-of-anchor I domain-containing protein gives MKKRNQWLAVLSMTAILGAGATSYTSMVNAASASESANNHVVLRTAIQNMQGTITWDSSSRSADIQLGEVRVQLPVGTATATINGVQTQLDSKSYVTKGTTYVSPQTLKWITDQVILSQNKTGFEQTAAFQMPGGKAEIAASTPDGQRLLVTEADNGSISVLDIADLNNVNVLKTVSFHNLSAKAEVTSVTVSQDGKYGLAVIRTGDTDTEANKGLLAIVDLATYKTVKTYELGIGPDSIALSPDGLHAVIAIEDEELNKAADEIDYPNAKRPGSIMIVSFTGGNVLEGEVTNLPVSLEDVTGASYPHDPQPEYVAISPDSKTAAVTLQENNVIAIIDLQTKQISSIFSLGTTSHQADLNDDGVVQFTESLTARYEPDGIAFSADGKYLLTANEGDLGKDEFDDGVKAGGRNIAVWDLQGKRVYDSQNLIDEATAKVGLYPDDRSPNKGSEVENLTVSTVDGTTYAAVASERADAILFFDLADPVNPVYLGLIPTAGESPEGIHRVNGRSVFVSADESTGTLSFFEKK, from the coding sequence TTGAAAAAGAGAAATCAATGGCTCGCCGTTTTGTCCATGACAGCTATACTCGGCGCAGGAGCAACCAGCTACACATCAATGGTTAATGCAGCCAGCGCATCTGAATCTGCTAATAATCATGTCGTACTACGAACAGCCATCCAAAATATGCAGGGAACGATTACATGGGACAGCAGCAGTCGCAGTGCCGACATCCAGTTGGGAGAAGTCCGAGTGCAACTCCCGGTCGGAACAGCTACAGCTACCATTAACGGTGTGCAAACACAGCTGGACAGCAAAAGTTATGTTACGAAAGGAACGACATACGTTTCTCCACAAACACTGAAATGGATTACGGATCAAGTAATTCTGAGCCAAAATAAAACCGGGTTCGAACAGACAGCTGCTTTCCAGATGCCAGGTGGCAAAGCCGAAATCGCTGCCTCTACTCCGGACGGTCAGCGCCTCCTCGTTACTGAAGCCGACAATGGCAGCATTTCTGTGCTGGATATTGCTGACTTGAACAACGTTAATGTTCTGAAAACCGTCAGCTTCCATAACCTCTCTGCCAAAGCCGAAGTAACCAGCGTAACGGTATCCCAGGACGGCAAATACGGCCTCGCCGTTATTCGTACAGGTGATACAGATACCGAAGCGAACAAGGGACTGCTGGCGATTGTTGATCTTGCAACCTACAAAACCGTGAAGACGTATGAGCTTGGCATCGGGCCAGACTCCATTGCATTGTCCCCTGACGGACTACACGCCGTGATTGCGATTGAAGATGAGGAACTTAACAAAGCTGCAGACGAGATCGATTACCCCAATGCAAAACGCCCAGGCAGCATCATGATTGTATCGTTTACCGGCGGAAACGTCCTTGAAGGAGAGGTAACCAACCTGCCTGTGTCTCTGGAAGATGTGACCGGCGCAAGCTATCCGCACGACCCGCAACCTGAGTATGTTGCCATTAGCCCGGACAGCAAAACCGCAGCTGTTACATTGCAGGAGAACAACGTCATTGCCATCATCGACCTGCAAACGAAACAGATCAGCTCCATCTTCTCCCTCGGTACTACCTCACACCAAGCGGATTTGAACGATGATGGTGTCGTTCAGTTCACCGAAAGCCTGACTGCTCGCTATGAGCCAGACGGTATTGCGTTCTCTGCAGATGGCAAATACCTGCTGACTGCCAATGAAGGCGACTTGGGCAAAGATGAGTTTGATGATGGCGTCAAAGCAGGCGGACGCAATATCGCCGTCTGGGATCTGCAGGGCAAGCGGGTATACGACAGCCAGAACCTGATCGATGAAGCAACCGCGAAGGTTGGTTTATACCCGGATGACCGCAGTCCCAACAAAGGCAGTGAAGTCGAGAACCTGACGGTATCCACCGTAGACGGCACAACCTATGCTGCCGTAGCCTCCGAACGGGCTGATGCCATTTTGTTCTTCGATCTGGCTGACCCGGTAAACCCGGTCTATCTGGGACTGATTCCGACAGCTGGTGAGTCACCGGAAGGAATCCACCGGGTTAACGGCCGCAGCGTATTTGTCAGTGCGGATGAGAGCACGGGTACACTTAGCTTTTTTGAGAAAAAATAG
- a CDS encoding Hsp20/alpha crystallin family protein, which translates to MFDLIPFRKRNEDLFGHMLKSFNDMVDSPWVSPFGTGSQPFRTDIREEEGKYLIEADLPGIAKQDIDIQVQGNELIIRAKRNEFHEQKDDSNRIIRQERRSGEFLRRFYVEHIDEENIKARLEDGVLKLEIPKRSGDDHTRRRIQID; encoded by the coding sequence ATGTTTGATCTGATCCCGTTTCGTAAACGAAATGAAGACCTGTTCGGACACATGCTGAAATCCTTCAATGATATGGTTGACAGCCCATGGGTTTCTCCCTTTGGAACCGGCAGCCAGCCATTCCGGACGGATATCCGTGAAGAAGAGGGTAAGTATTTAATTGAGGCAGATCTTCCAGGTATCGCCAAGCAGGATATTGATATTCAGGTTCAGGGCAATGAACTGATCATCCGTGCCAAACGCAATGAGTTTCATGAACAGAAGGATGATTCCAACCGGATCATTCGGCAGGAGCGTCGATCAGGTGAATTCCTCCGGCGTTTCTATGTGGAACACATTGATGAGGAGAATATCAAGGCCAGATTGGAAGATGGCGTGCTGAAGCTTGAAATTCCGAAACGTTCAGGGGATGATCATACCCGCAGACGTATTCAGATAGATTAA
- a CDS encoding DUF1593 domain-containing protein, translating into MNKRKWLNVFAAGFISSILVISGCASKTPQAASETPNQAAEQEESNNQKTAKSETAKGRTVITTDGEVDDMNSVIRFLLYSNEMDLAGIVLTSSVYHYAGDKEAGIEPFRWTGTQWVYDMIDAYGEIYPNLSKHADGYPEPEQLRAMTKIGNISDKGEMEKETEGSEFLQALFLDDDPRDLIVQTWGGTNTTARALKSIEEQYKDTAEWETIRKKVSDKLVLYIILDQDDSYNEYIAKNWPDIRILNDQSNFWHFAYAWKMHAEEVNSKLHGDWMIKNILDGHGKLLDMYASMGDGKMIEGELDEEQRGSDAYLKNNPQYDKYDFISEGDSPSFFYLIDNGLRSMEDPSYGGWGGRFGAVNDKLFRNNVLDYDPYTKRYEAEYSLMRWFDDIQDDFAARADWAVADTYEGANHNPTLTVKEGLDLSVSAGEQVTLNAEAKDPDGNQLTYKWWRYFEADTYEDAIVEQNQVEKEVVGDLLLGLHRELAKDEQVDTIKLEGSDTSTVTFTVPEDAKSGDTIHIVAEVQDDGEHQLKHYQRVILTVK; encoded by the coding sequence ATGAACAAGAGAAAATGGCTGAATGTATTCGCTGCAGGTTTTATCAGTAGTATTCTGGTGATTAGTGGATGCGCATCCAAAACACCTCAAGCAGCAAGTGAGACACCGAACCAGGCAGCAGAACAGGAAGAGAGCAATAATCAGAAAACGGCAAAGAGTGAAACAGCTAAAGGAAGAACCGTTATTACGACCGATGGTGAAGTTGATGATATGAACTCGGTCATCCGTTTTTTGCTGTATTCCAATGAAATGGATCTGGCCGGCATTGTGCTGACCAGTTCGGTTTATCATTACGCAGGTGATAAAGAAGCGGGAATTGAACCATTCCGTTGGACAGGTACACAGTGGGTATACGATATGATCGATGCTTATGGTGAGATTTATCCGAACTTGTCCAAACACGCGGATGGTTATCCGGAACCCGAGCAGCTTCGTGCCATGACCAAAATCGGGAATATCTCCGATAAAGGCGAGATGGAGAAAGAAACGGAAGGCTCCGAATTTCTTCAGGCCCTTTTCCTTGACGATGATCCCCGTGATCTGATTGTTCAAACCTGGGGTGGCACCAATACAACGGCAAGAGCGCTGAAATCCATTGAAGAGCAGTACAAAGACACGGCAGAGTGGGAAACCATCCGCAAAAAGGTCAGTGATAAACTGGTGCTGTACATCATCCTCGACCAAGATGACAGTTATAACGAATATATTGCGAAGAACTGGCCGGACATCCGCATTTTGAATGACCAGTCGAACTTCTGGCATTTTGCGTATGCGTGGAAGATGCATGCCGAAGAAGTAAACAGCAAGCTGCATGGGGACTGGATGATCAAAAACATTCTGGATGGACATGGCAAGCTGCTGGATATGTATGCTTCCATGGGTGATGGCAAAATGATTGAAGGCGAGCTGGACGAAGAACAGCGCGGAAGTGACGCGTATCTTAAAAACAATCCGCAATATGATAAATACGACTTTATCTCCGAGGGGGATTCCCCTTCGTTTTTCTATCTGATTGATAACGGACTTCGCAGTATGGAGGATCCTTCCTACGGCGGTTGGGGCGGACGATTCGGCGCAGTGAATGACAAGCTGTTCAGAAACAATGTGCTCGATTATGATCCGTATACGAAACGATATGAGGCCGAGTATTCCCTGATGAGATGGTTTGATGATATTCAGGACGATTTTGCGGCTCGTGCAGACTGGGCTGTTGCAGATACCTATGAAGGAGCCAACCATAACCCGACGCTGACCGTTAAGGAAGGACTCGATCTGTCCGTCAGTGCGGGTGAGCAAGTAACACTCAATGCCGAAGCGAAGGACCCGGATGGCAATCAATTGACCTATAAATGGTGGAGATATTTTGAAGCAGACACGTATGAGGATGCCATAGTAGAGCAGAACCAAGTGGAGAAGGAGGTCGTAGGAGACCTGCTGCTTGGATTGCATCGGGAGCTGGCGAAGGATGAACAGGTAGATACGATCAAACTGGAAGGCAGTGACACGAGCACGGTGACATTCACCGTACCTGAGGATGCCAAATCCGGGGACACGATTCATATCGTGGCCGAGGTACAGGATGATGGCGAGCATCAGCTGAAACATTATCAACGTGTCATTTTGACCGTAAAATAA
- a CDS encoding LysR family transcriptional regulator: protein MNLEQMVYVLEVEKTKSITIAAATLSVTQSTISQAITRLEHELGMQLFSRSRNGAYVLEQAKPILGKMKSVVDTVQNIKEDAQYIGESIHGELRLSAIPGGVPGIIPTIASMKKRYPDLKFELSESAARNIIRDVRNKQVDLGLIALYTDDMEQHLEGLDFVPIDEGVMRACVNHTNRLAGKKSITMRELKDETLVLFNDELVDLFVGELSQAVGEVNVLFRTNNSEVVNAALAQLDAVTIGHEYSFTHDRSVLHHDFSILEIEGVQRAISIGWVMRESKSPNLIVKRFLDRFQYEG from the coding sequence ATGAATCTGGAACAAATGGTGTATGTGCTTGAAGTTGAAAAGACCAAATCAATTACCATTGCTGCTGCAACATTGTCGGTTACGCAGTCTACCATCAGTCAGGCGATAACACGCCTGGAGCATGAACTGGGCATGCAATTGTTCAGCCGTTCCCGTAACGGTGCATATGTATTGGAACAGGCCAAGCCTATTTTAGGCAAAATGAAATCCGTTGTGGATACGGTCCAGAACATCAAGGAGGATGCCCAGTATATTGGGGAGTCGATCCATGGAGAACTCCGATTGTCAGCCATACCTGGAGGGGTTCCCGGCATTATACCTACCATTGCGAGTATGAAGAAACGGTATCCGGATCTGAAGTTTGAGCTGTCCGAAAGTGCTGCCCGCAATATTATCAGAGATGTACGTAACAAGCAGGTCGATCTCGGTCTAATCGCTCTGTATACAGATGATATGGAGCAGCATCTGGAAGGGCTGGATTTTGTTCCGATTGATGAAGGGGTGATGCGTGCCTGTGTGAATCATACCAATCGCTTGGCAGGCAAAAAATCGATTACCATGCGTGAGCTGAAAGATGAGACACTGGTGTTATTTAATGACGAATTGGTGGATTTGTTTGTAGGGGAGCTTTCACAGGCGGTGGGAGAGGTGAATGTACTGTTCCGAACGAATAACTCCGAAGTGGTCAATGCTGCACTCGCCCAGCTGGATGCGGTGACGATCGGTCATGAATACTCCTTCACCCATGACAGAAGTGTTCTGCATCATGACTTCTCCATCCTGGAAATTGAAGGTGTACAGCGTGCGATTTCCATTGGCTGGGTTATGCGTGAGAGCAAATCGCCCAATCTCATCGTCAAGCGGTTTCTGGATCGATTTCAGTATGAGGGGTAA
- a CDS encoding SDR family NAD(P)-dependent oxidoreductase — MNTFENRFAGKVAVVTGAASGIGYAIARRLVQEGASVVAADLNTERLDAIQGELGERFFGVKANVTVENDIEEMVSAAVKQFGKLDLAFNVAGASRAGVITELSEKDWDFTVDLCMKGVFLSMKHEALEMAKHGGGAIVNVAPLNSHVPMYAGSAYASAKAGVEMLTKNGALEMARNGIRVNAILPGLIDTPLTAELLSNADIKEAYMERIPMKRAAQPEEMTGPALFLASDDAGYVSGSSLIVDGAWATTGYPDLSRWF, encoded by the coding sequence ATGAATACGTTTGAGAATCGATTTGCAGGTAAAGTGGCGGTTGTTACAGGTGCGGCATCCGGTATCGGTTATGCCATTGCGAGAAGGCTTGTCCAAGAAGGAGCTTCCGTCGTTGCCGCCGATCTGAATACAGAACGTCTGGACGCCATTCAGGGTGAACTCGGGGAACGGTTCTTCGGCGTTAAAGCCAATGTGACCGTTGAAAACGATATTGAAGAAATGGTGAGTGCCGCCGTCAAACAATTTGGCAAACTCGATCTGGCCTTTAATGTGGCAGGCGCATCCCGTGCAGGCGTCATTACGGAACTCTCGGAGAAAGATTGGGACTTCACCGTGGATCTATGCATGAAAGGCGTCTTCCTGAGCATGAAACATGAAGCCCTTGAGATGGCTAAACATGGTGGCGGAGCCATCGTAAACGTGGCCCCCCTCAACTCCCACGTGCCCATGTATGCCGGATCGGCCTATGCCTCTGCCAAAGCCGGTGTCGAAATGCTCACCAAGAACGGAGCACTCGAAATGGCGCGTAACGGAATTCGCGTTAATGCCATTCTACCCGGCCTCATCGATACACCATTAACTGCGGAACTGCTCTCCAATGCAGATATCAAAGAAGCCTATATGGAGCGGATTCCAATGAAACGTGCTGCACAGCCGGAAGAAATGACGGGACCTGCCCTGTTCCTTGCAAGCGATGACGCAGGATATGTGTCCGGTTCCAGCCTCATAGTAGATGGAGCTTGGGCAACTACCGGATATCCAGACCTGAGCCGCTGGTTCTAA
- a CDS encoding TetR/AcrR family transcriptional regulator has product MSKQRIKDIAIQHFNRLGYEGTKMAQIAEEAGIRKQSLAYHYPTKKALLLELYEEVVQEEQQFVKDFFLEANELPLEQQLYNFLLDHKNRFLTHPNVAFMYILSFITPLEVHDFVLAQYRTYLGTLKAELAAVFAKHEDIRLNPEEATVAYVTLLDGLDVQLVYETRQSYEHALAIAWNVFWTGIRR; this is encoded by the coding sequence TTGAGTAAACAACGTATCAAGGACATTGCCATCCAACATTTCAATCGTCTGGGTTACGAGGGAACCAAGATGGCACAGATCGCCGAAGAGGCCGGCATTCGCAAGCAATCCCTTGCTTACCATTATCCGACCAAAAAGGCGCTGCTGCTTGAACTCTATGAGGAAGTGGTTCAGGAGGAACAGCAATTCGTTAAAGACTTCTTCCTGGAAGCGAATGAACTGCCTTTGGAGCAGCAATTGTACAACTTTTTGCTTGACCATAAAAACAGATTCCTGACTCATCCGAATGTGGCTTTTATGTACATTCTGTCCTTTATTACTCCGCTTGAGGTTCATGATTTTGTACTCGCGCAGTATCGTACATATCTTGGCACGCTCAAAGCCGAGCTCGCTGCCGTGTTTGCCAAACATGAGGACATCCGTCTAAACCCCGAGGAAGCTACAGTGGCTTATGTCACACTATTGGATGGACTGGATGTACAGCTCGTATATGAGACCAGACAATCTTATGAACACGCACTCGCCATTGCCTGGAATGTGTTCTGGACAGGCATTCGCCGCTAG